A stretch of DNA from Rattus rattus isolate New Zealand chromosome 1, Rrattus_CSIRO_v1, whole genome shotgun sequence:
cttgctaaggccggacccccagtgaacaggattcttgtggggaggggagtaatggggggaggatggggaagggaacacccatgtcaaaggggagggggagggggaggggttaagggggtgttgacctggaaactaggaaagggaataacatttgaaatgtaaataagaaatacccaatttaataaagatggggggaaaagcCAATTGCATCTATATAATGAATTCCAGAGCTACATACTGAAACCCTGAAACCCAGTCTTcaaaattaagagagagagagagagagagagagagagagagacagagacagagacagagacagagacagagagacagagagagacagagagacagagagagacagagagacagagagagagaaagaaagggacagagagagagagacagacagacagagagaacaccTTCCAGCTGGGCTTGGCAGTGCTTGCTTGTAATCCTAGTAGAAAGTAGAGGCACAAAGAACAGTTCACAgttagcctcagctacataaacCCGAACAGGACCAGCGAGACAGCTAAGTGAATAAGGTGCTTATTTCCATGTCTGAccacttgagtttgattcccaggacccatgtagtaaaaaaaagaaaaacaactcccaAAAACTGTCTCCTAATCTCCTGTTATATACACactttggtacacacacacacacacacacacacacacacacacacacacacacacattcacgggcatcaaataaataaaactgtgtttttaaaaatgtttaataaaagccAGGTggtgtggcacacacatttaattccagcacttgggaggcagaggcaggtagagctcttaaattcaagaccaacctggtctacggggtgagttccaggacagccagggctacactgagaaactctgtctctcaaaacaaaaaaacaaaactaaaattaaaaaatgtttaatgaaatttaaataatttaaattgccATTACACTAGCAAtaactattaaaattaaaataaacataagtgaaaaataaccaacaaaattttaaatatattagttaaaaattttaaaaattgtctggTTAGACTGGTCAATGCCTATAATCCTATCACTTGGCACCCCTGGAGGATCTATGTAAATTGGGggtcagcctggattacatgaTTGCATAGGTCAGCCAGAACTACAGAGTAGGGTCCTGTCTCGGAAATGGTGCTAaaaggggctgtctctgactacactGCCTTCCCCTTAACTGGGCTGCCCTGTCTCGCCTCAATAGAAGAAAATGCACCGTCTTACTGCACCTTAATATGCCAAGGCTGGtgatatccatgggaagcctccccttttctgagaagaaagggaagaggagagacgagaggaagggactgggaggaaaggttgGAGACAAAGCTGAGAGCAGGATATAGAGTTAATAAACACGCGAGGAAAAAatggactaaagagatggctcatcagctGAGAGCACGGCTGCTACTGCAGAtgccctggattcagttcccagtacccacgctgtggcttataaccatctacGACTCTGTTCCAGGAGATcctacatcctcttctggcctccttgggcaccagggaCACACATGGGGCACACGtacatgtaagtaaaaaaaaacttacacacataaaattaaaaaataagggctagagagatggctcagaggttaagagcactgactgctcttccagaggtcctgagttcaattcccagcaaccacatggtggctcacaaccatctgtaatgaaatccgatgccctcttctggtgtgtctgaagacagctacagtgtacttatatataataaataaatctttaaaaaaattaaaataaataaataataaggggctgaaaagatggctcagcagttaacagacTGCTCATCCAGGGgttttgagttcaaatcccagcaaccacatggtggctcacaaccatctgtaatgggatctgatgccctcttctggtgtgtctgaagacagctgcagtgtactcacatacataaaatgaatcttaaaaaataaaaataaataatagaaccTTTCTCAAAGAAAGGGAGCGAAGGAGGGtaaaaaagggagagaaataaaataatattacatGGAAtggaaataattaataaatagatACCATAGATTAATCATTGTGTCTAATAATCTATCCTGAAAACCACTAATACTACAGCTTTTAAGGCAGGGgtcaaagaagagaggagaagaaatcaGAAGGGGGAAGCAGGCCCAATAATGTGCACggtgtcatcccagcacttgggaggttaagATAGGAGGCCCCCAATGTAAAACCCTAAGttacataagaccttgtctcataaagTTAGAAAAAGATTGCTGAGCacagtggaggcagaggcaagcagttctctgagttctaggccagcctatgCCTTAACTGGGCTGCCCTGTCTCACCTACTTAGGGAGGTCTAGGcaagccatggctacatagtgagtctacAGCCACTCAGATATGAGGCCATCACAGTTTtagttttgtggggttttctgagacagggtctcattatgtagctctggctgtcctggaacttgctctgtagatcaggctggccttaaactcacagatctgcctgcctccgcctctgtctctgcctctgcctctgcctcctgtgtgtcaCTCTATCCAGCTCACAGTTTTAGTTAAGTCCTTACATTAGCTCTGGATGGGGTAGCACATGCTTCAATTCTATCATTTGGGAGGCGGGGGAAGTAAGAGCAAGAGTTTAAGGAGGAACTCAAGTTaacagtgagttttaggccagcctatgctacaagaccctgtctcaaaaataaaatccttatGTTGTTCACATCTAAAAATAGGTACATATCACTTTCAaatgagatttttgttgtttatcttggggtattttggttttatttgtctGGGTTtttgtggggaggaggggtgttAAGACAGatcccactatgtagccctggctgtcctggaactcactatataaaccaggctggccttgaactcacaaagatccggcagcctctgcctctcaaatactAGGATAAAGGTGTGCAAGACAGACCTGGCTTCAACATGTTTAAAACATGGTAAAGTGGAACTTGGctctaattccagtacttgggagatagaggcaatAAGATCAGAACTTCAGGATCATCCTCACCTATATAGCAaatgggaggccagcctgggctaaatgtgACTCTGtccattatgtatgtgtgtgtgtgtgtgtgtgtgtgtgtgtgtgtgtgtgtgtgtgtgtgtgtatcactgagTCAAGCACAgtgacacatacctataatcccagaaattgaggtagaggcaggaggaccaaacAGTTCAAGGCTTCAAAGCTAGCCTCAGTtacattgcaagttcaaggctagactggaTTACCAtaagaccttgcttcaaaaataaatacatgcatacatacatacgtacacacataagCAAACACTATATGTCTCAACCTCAATGTTAAAAACAACATATTGAACTGACTATGAAgccaatttaaaattattattttcagaatCAAGTTATTAAAGACTCTAGCACAAAATCTCCCCTTGTTATGAGGTCCAATTAAATCCACCATAACTCAAGCAGCAGGTCAATGCAAAtgacaaaaatttattttaatcaagGCACTACTTAAAGTGGAAACctgagggttctttggaaagtcggttggatggagttttgctggggcaaacacatgaagaaacGTTTCATAAGGGGACACAGGTGTCAAACGCtaagcagaaacaggagagaacgtTCTGCTAAAACAAGCACATGGAAGGACACGGGATGACAGATCTTTGCTAAGAGCACACAGTatggtctgccttacactgtgtagctgagctgcatttgtcagaactccatagagagaaacgcaaCGAAAACCTTCTGTGGTGTGCTGCACTTTCTTCCCACCTCCACAGACTCCGCTGATGGGCAGAGTGACATGAGCTGAGACCTGAAACAGACGCATGTGCTGAGGAAAGATACATGGAGgatacatgatgtttggagggtgtaAAGAGGACTTGATGGACAGTAccagaggctgagcttggcttacAGAGCTAACGGGTCTTgtgtcttcgctgatcttcacttccctgagacaggcacagctgagaacttctcctggtgttcttcCTGGaacctcctgctgacttgtgccttggctgaggcctggctgtctctgctaggttgtgtcactgctgctgattcctgctatcccgactctactgaactggactactGGTGTATCtatgaagtgtttgcgagtggatcgagctgccactgctgacctgggAACTGCattgctgatttccagacaacacaagTGGGGGTTGCACCAAAAcacctttctaaacaggccctttctttcccactacctctggtgggtggtgggctaaaaggaaggctaaagcatttaagaaccatcattaaaaataaggtttgaaaaaaattaaagttacaactACTGATAGATCAAGGCTGCAAAACAGACTCAGGATCTAACCTGCAACAAGCCAGAATATTACAGAATATTTAAGCTTGGAAATAACTAACATCTGTGTCAAATAACTGTTAAATTTCCCACCAATCAGGATAGAGGGTTGGTGTCTGGGCATGGGAACATGAATTTAGTTTAATCCTGacagcaagatggagaagttgtccttgagatggctggactcagacaactgtttCCTTACAACAAAAGCTGTCTGGCTATTGGAAAGGCCCCAgctcccccactttttttttaaaagaattatgtacttattttatgtataggagtattcagtagttgtcttcagacacaccagaagaggggcatcgaatcccattacggatggtggtgagccaccatgtggttgctgggaattgaactcaggacctctggaagagcagtcagtgctcttaactgctgagacaccCTCTCCAGCCCGGGCCCCAGCTCCCTTAGGACCTGGGACCTTGAACTTAGTTTCCCTGCTAtgattaaatggagtctgaaaacaaaatggcaatATTTAGAACAAGTTCTTTTGCTTATTCCAAACATCTTCATCTGCCctgtgtataaaaaaaaaatgaaaaacaaaaacaaaaaaacaaaacaaccaagcagAAAAGATGTAGGGAAAATAAGTCATTACAGAATACTGAGGCTCCTAAAGACTACAGACAATACAAAAACCTGAAGTTACCTAAAAAACgagaagacacagacagagcacTTTCCCCTAGGCTCcccaaaaacaaaggcaaaaataaaagaatatgtgcctatacttcaaaaaaaataaaaacaaaacaacaaaaacaaaaacaagactaaCTTTAGCACCTGCATTTCTCTAACTTACTATAGAACCAAATCTGCTACAGGCACTCTTAAGATTATCGGAAATAATCCTATTCACACAGACTCACAAGCAGTGACCTGGTTCTCTAAGCACAAGGAATGGCTAACCTGCTTGGTCACGCCTGACCTATCATGAGACAATTTCCAAAGCATATGGTATTGGTTCTCTTGCTTGTTACTCTCTTGTTTCAGAACCAAGCATTAAAAGAAGTCTATCACTTAAGTGCAGTAACTaccatttccattttatttgaagAGTGACATCTTTAAAGTAGGAActagaacaatatcaactaactggactatccagagctcctgggaataaaaccaccatccaaagagtatacatggaggaagccaagactccagatacatatgtagcagaggatggtcttatctgacataaatgggagggaagggaggcttgATGTGCCAGTGTAGGAGTATGCTAAAGGGGTGAAGctggagtgggtgaatgggtggaggagcaccctcacaggggaaaagggaagaggggtaaaaggggatgggatgggggggttggtggaggggtaactgggaaaggggatatcatttgaaatgtaaacaaataaaatgattaataaaaaattaaaaaataaaagaaatatttgtattcCTATTTTAATCTCCTGCCTGCCAACATCAAACAGTTATAATTATCAATTTGCATATTGTTTTACTGCATTTCACATCTGTCAAATATCTGAATATAAAGATGCACTACAACACCTGTTAACCAACTAAACACAAGAAGTGACAAAACTGTGAAGACTGGTTGGCATGACGTCCCTTTTCTCACCTCTCCTTTAGTAACTTTCAAAACTGAATATTTAGGGCTGAAAGATGTTCAGTCAGGAAGCTACTTGCCATGCAAGCGTGAGCAGCCAAGTTTgagccccaacacacacacaaaggaaaaatactcaagatgaaaaaaagaaaatcagggctggagagatggctcagtggttaagagctctgactgctcttccagaggtcctgagttcaaatcccagcaaccacatggtggcttacaactatctgtaatgggatctgatgccctcttctggtgtgtctgaggacagctacagtgtactcacagagacaaaataaataaataaatcttcaaaaaaaaaaaaaaagaaaatcaaagggtGAAAAAAGATTACTCTTCTCTTACAGAATGGCAAATACCTTTTCCATGTTTATTCTCAGCCTTTACAACTTTGTGTTTTAggatgtatgggtgttttgcctgcatctgtgtctatgtaccacatgcctGTTTGGTGCATGCCTagctgtcagatcccctagaacgggaattacagacagttgtgagccactgcgagggtgctgggaacttaatcCAAGTAGTGAGCCACCTATCTCCTTTTACAATGGTCTTTTTAATTGTATTGTCTCTtttgtctttgggttttgttttgttttgtttggggttttttggttttggtttgtttgtttgtttgtttgtttttgagacagggtttcaatgtaaccagccctggctgtcttggactcaCCTTatagagaacctgagttcaattcccagtactcacaggATAGCACACAACAATCTGAAACTCTAGGTCCAGGAGATCTAAGGAGATTCTGACTTtaaagggcaccaggcatgcatctggtatgcatacatacatgcaggcaaaacattcacatatacaaaataaatctaaaactttttaagttatattaagtcaggcatagtggtgcacatctgtaattccagtgcttaaGAGACTAAAGCAGGAGACTCataagtttgagatcagcctgagctacgcaacaagaccctgtctcaaactgcAAAGGGTTTTTGCCAGGCATGgtacacatacctttaattggaggcagaggaagaaagatctctgtgagttccaggacagccaaggctacacagagaagccctgtctcaaaaaaaaaaaaaaaaaaaaaaaaaagccaatggctggagatatagctcagtagtagtgTTCAAAAGAAAGTTAGGAGAGGGGAATTTACTTTCAGCAGAAAATTATCCTATATAAATCTCAGTAAATGTCAACCatgtttaaaacattaaaagcCATAACTGATTAGATTAATAGATGACCattcacaatatattttattattatgcttACTTattgctgtatttatttattttgtgtgcagaTGCACACATGTCACAGCagatgtgtggaggtcagagacaacctAGAGGAGCTGATTCTCTCCTACCATATTGGTCCCAGGGCACCATCTCAACAGCCCTTATATTATTAATTCCTCATTATATTCTGGTAGAAAGTGCTGATCAGATTTTCTTCCAGGAGATTCCTCTGGTGAGTAATGCTACTGAGTATACCGTGGTCTTCTGGTTCTATACATTTAACCAtttccattttgtttcatttgtattttgatgccTTCTCTCATTAGTTCTCACTACATAAATTTAAATCTTCTATTAAAAATCATGTGCAAAAAAATTGCTggcaggattgcaaactggtacaaccactctggaaatcgatctggtggttcctcagaaaactggaaatcgttctacctgaagacccagctataccactcctgggcatacacccaaaagatgctccaccaaaCCACAAgcacacgtgctccactatgttcagagcagcctcattcacaatagccagaagctggaaacagtccagatgtccttcaacagaggaatggacacagaaaaagtgcttcatttacacaatgcaatactattTACCTATTTTGCAGGacaatgaatggaactagaaaatatcatcctgaatgaggtaacccagactcaaaaggacatggtacgcactcactgataagtggatgttagccaaaaagttcagataACCACAATACAAATCACAAACCATAgaaagcttaacaagaaggaaggtccaagaatGGATACCTGAaacccatttagaagggggaacaaaataatcatgggaggcagagggagggggaaaaagggagggagggatctgggtgggagagaggaggggggcagaaaaggggcaggatcaggtattggggggagacaggaaggaagccagAGGTGTGAGGCAGGGGCAAGGggacctctagaaagttccagagacctgagatgtgagaggctcccaggactccatggggatgaccttagccaaaatgcccaatagtggagagatggaactggaagagaccacctccagtctATAGACATGGCTCCCAGTTGAGATATGGGGCCATCCATCcatgttcaaaattatgacccaaaattgttcctgtctaaaggaaatgggggacaaaatggagcagagactgaaggaaaggccttccagtgACCgctccaacttgggatccattccatgcacaggcaccaaaccctgacactattactgatgccatttgctggcagacaggagcctagcatggctgtcctctgagaacctctaccaacagctgactgagaaatgcagatacttacagccaaacattggactgaggttgggtaCCCCTATTCAAGAGTTAAGGGGAGTCGGCAGCGGCCTCTGAGCGGATCGACTCTCCTTGTTCGCCCAGCTCGCTCAGCTCCTTCCAGCAACCATGTCTGACAAACCCGATATGGCTGAGATCGAGAAATTCGATAAGTCAAAGTtgaagaagacagaaacacaagagaaaaatcCTCTGCCTTCAAAAGAAACAATTGAACAAGAGAAGCAAGCTGGCGAATCGTAATGAGGCGAGCGCTGCCAATATGCACTGCCttcttattttacttcttttagcTGTTTAACTTCGTAAGATGCAAAGAGGTTGGATCAAGTTTAAATGACTGTGCTGCCCCTTTCACATCAAAGAAGCAGAACTGCTGACCAGGAAGGCCTCCCCCGCCTCTCCCGCCCACCTGCTGGCCTGGCtggcagagagggaaaagaaCTTGTATGTTGGTGAAGGAAAAAGCTGGGTGGGAGAGATGGTGGAATTGAGAATAAATAAAGATGGTCCAAGATGTCTTGCAGGATATAAAATGCAGTTTAATCAGAGTGCCATTTTTTTTGTTCAAACGATTTTAATTATTGGAATGCACCACCTAAGAATACTCTTTCACCCTGTGGAAGATGAGGGGAGTACCTACCACATGAGGCTGAATCTAACCTCATTTTTCGTTtcttgtctgtcatctgtctgtcatctgtctgtctgttctgagtcagggtcttaccGTGTATGTATCCTTAGTTGGCCTGGAGCATGATacgcagaccaagctggccttgacctcacagagatgccacctgcctctgcctcctgagtgctgggactaaaagcaagTGCCACCACATGTGGCTTTACCTcatttttcattaagaaaaaaaatgtgcactGTTTTGAAGATTACAAAATGACCCTAAAGTGATATAAGACGTGCAGGACACTCGACATTCAAAAGCTCTTAAGTAATATGCATACAGGACCCCGTTATGTATACCTGACTGGTCTGGTACTCGATgtgtagaccagcctgacctccaactcagagaccgaactacctctgcctcccaaaagctgCCCATGCACCTTCATgcccaacattttttttaaagttagcatcTTTACACAATAGGTGAGTGCTACAGCTCCAGTTCAGGATCTCGTAAACCTAGAAACTAAACTAGATTGGGCAACACAGcaagacatcatcatcatcacacatgcgcacacacacacacacacacacacacacacacacaattgtgatGGACGTATAATGCTaacctagcatgcacaaaagcCCAACATTCGAGCCCCAGTGCTACATAAATCTAGTATGGCggtacacacctgtaatatcAGAACTTGGAAGATGGAGACAAAAAGATCACAAGTTCATGGTCATCTTCAGCttcatagcaagtttgaggccaaaaataaatataaataaaagtaaacaaacaaaagaaggtgACATAGAAGCAAGGATAAAAGGTCGAACAGGACTAAAAGAACAAGGATGTATgccaagagacagaaaagaatttAACCTCAAAGGGAGACGGGCAAACAGCGCAGTGCTGTTTGGCagaagcacttgctgcacaagcctgtcCGCCTGAGTCCCATCCACGGTCCCAGTGGAAGGAGGGAGTTATCTGATCCCACATTTGTGACTATAACACATGAAaccacactcacaaacacacaataacaaagctttaaaagcactcaaaaggcagaggcatgAAGGGGAACACGTTTGAGGCCTTGTTTGAacctcaacacaaaacaaacaatgaagaCTCAGTAAgagtcttcaaaaaacaaaacaaaacaaaacaaaacaaaaaaagaagctcaGTAAGATATGAGTATTAAGCAAAttaggaaaaaacataaaaatctatgtggctgaggctggtcttgaactcctggtcttcttACTTCTACCTCCCATGTACTGGGATTAtatgcatgcaccaccatgcctggccatttGTTCTTGTGTCAACTTCAGACGCTCCAGTTATCCAAGTATTAGCACTCTAATTACATTGTTTGGGGTTtcgctgttgttttgttttttaagacgtGAAATCCATTTCAAGCTGGTCTTCAGTTTGTAGGATTATAGGACCATAGGCATGTGCTACCTATCCTGGCTTTTGCTTACATGCCCTATCTGATTTCTCCCTTTCAGAATGCTACTGAGCTCTTCATTCACTTCTCTTATGATTAGAGAGTTTCGTAAGTTTTTCCTCCACATTATCACTTCAGTTTTCTTCTATGCTAACTTGTTTACTactgtttctgttattgttgagacagtgtctcctgtatcccaggctggcctaaaactccctaggcagccaagaatgacctgaactctctcctgcctccagttcctgaggTCTTGGAGTTGGGACTATGCCTTCTGTCAACTCAGCTGTGTCCCACCCCATCTCCTATTCACTTTTTTTGACCCTGGGTGGCACTATGTTACCCACGCTGatccctcccacctcagcttcccaagtacttaGAACAGAAGTAATTcacatataaaagaaagttttcttctgagaAAGATCTAAATTACAAAGCAAAGCACTGCAACCCAGGAACTCTGCACACGACCAGCTGCACTCACATGTGAAGCCCATTATGAGGGAggcatcttgccagccctgaGGAAAGGAAAGCTACATAGAGTAATTCTTCATGTTTTAAGTACTCAGATGTACAGCATGACCCTATCATCCTGTCCCCTTTAATTATCCCCAGGACAGCTGACAAGTAGGATGCAAGCAGCTCAGGGAATGTTCTGAAAGAGCAACTGCACCAAAAGGAGGTTTTACATATATGTGGGAAGGAATCTTTCTCTTCCCTACCATTAAAGGCCGCTTATATTTTGTGTTTGTAAGTATTCTATACAAAGGTCCAGACGTTTAGAGAACTCAAACAATCTTCATTGACACTGACTCAAACATATTATGTGTCAAGAATACTAGACAATAGTGAATTATTAATTTCCAAACATTGCATGCAGGTGGGCTGCCTAGAAGACCCCACTGCGTTCAGGCTGACCAACTTGGCTGCCATCTGGGCCCAGATCCAGAGCTTCTAATCAGTCCACTCCAATACCTAGGAGCAGGTGGTGAGACCAGGGCTGCAGAAATCAGATCCAGGAACAAGGTATCACCTCAAGCATGGCTGTGATTGAAACCAGCACTGCCACCAGAGAGCAGCTCTGGGGAGCCTGAGAGACTCGTGGAGACTTAGAGGAAGACATAGCAGCAGAGGACTCTGCAAAGTCCACATGTcccagaaaaaaatgagagaagggCAGGTCCATGGGAAAATGCTTTGAAAAAGTGGACTCAAAAAGTTGGAAGGATAGATGGCAGAACAGAGCCAGGTACACAGGGAAGAACGGCAATACTACCCAGGGCAAGGCTGTAGCTAGAAACCATGAAGTCCATGATCTCTGCTGCCGCTGGCTATAAAGGAtaaggaagctacttttgcagtgTTATTTCATTGAGAGACATAGGAGGCTTCTGTGATTTCtttgcccccaacccccaaaaggaAACAGTCTAGACAGGAAACCATCAAAAACAACGCTTTAAAATTGGGGTAAGGATTCTAAAGTATAGCtcttcacagttgatggcttgtggtgggggtggggtgggggaagaaatcAGTTAGCTTTAAGGGGCTGGCCCCTTGGAGTTTGGCCATGCTTTAGTGAGTATATGgtcaacacaaattggactttgtatttttctttttcttttcttctgttttggggGAGTTCATAAGTCTGGGGGGTAtacctgggaggactgggaagtcaATGGGATTGGAtacattatgtgaaattcccaaaaaatcaataaaaacactaagttaaaaaaattaacttcaaagCATGTCTCTTaagtgtctttaaaaaacaaacaaacaaaaacaggtttaGACTGATGACTTTAGTTCCATCTCCTGAAGCcacaggtagaaggagaaaacttggATAATTCCCATTGTCCTGTGATATCCACACactcatggtggcacatgcatgaCCATTCccctcaaataaaacaaaattccaacCTAACCGCTCCAGCAGAAATAACTCACATTCCTGAGCAACAGTGGTCTCACAGCaccatgagaaaagtaactataGCACCTTTTAAACACACTGCCACTCAATCTCTCAGATGGTCTAATCCCTACAGAACCTTCGTAGTGAGTAATAGTACTCCCATACTACAGGGAAGGGTCTGGGTCTGAGAGAGACCCACAGTTTGCTCACAGTTACAGACCACCTAACAGAGCTGGGACTACAGCACTGGGCCTCGGACAGCAAGGTCTGTTGCTCAGGAGGCTCCCCATGCCTCTAGTCTGAGTAGTACAATTATCTTTCTAGTAGCCATCTT
This window harbors:
- the LOC116891149 gene encoding thymosin beta-4 produces the protein MSDKPDMAEIEKFDKSKLKKTETQEKNPLPSKETIEQEKQAGES